A single Tenacibaculum sp. 190524A02b DNA region contains:
- a CDS encoding histidine phosphatase family protein, whose product MKTIYIVRHAKSSWKYDSVKDIDRPLKERGITDAHLLSKYLSKKIDKPDVFVSSSANRALHTAVIFCENFGYPLSNLQIKRQLYSFSDGYLVKTVMALDDSFNSAIIFSHDHGINTFVNKFGSKPIAHVPTCGVIGIEFSEKHWKNIKKGNTKLIEFPKHHR is encoded by the coding sequence ATGAAAACTATCTACATTGTTCGTCACGCAAAATCATCATGGAAATATGATAGCGTTAAAGATATTGACCGGCCTTTGAAAGAGCGTGGTATTACAGACGCTCATTTATTATCAAAGTACCTTTCAAAAAAAATAGACAAACCCGATGTTTTTGTATCTAGTAGTGCCAACAGAGCTTTGCATACTGCTGTAATTTTTTGCGAAAACTTTGGTTATCCCTTATCTAACTTGCAAATTAAACGTCAATTGTATAGTTTTAGTGATGGATACTTGGTAAAAACTGTAATGGCTTTGGATGATAGCTTTAATAGTGCCATTATTTTTAGTCATGACCATGGTATCAATACGTTTGTAAACAAGTTTGGAAGCAAACCAATAGCTCATGTACCTACATGTGGCGTTATTGGCATTGAGTTTTCAGAAAAGCACTGGAAAAATATTAAAAAAGGAAATACTAAGTTAATTGAGTTCCCTAAACATCATAGATAA
- the pdxH gene encoding pyridoxamine 5'-phosphate oxidase, whose product MAHDLSNYRKSYEKQELLEKNCPENPIELFRNWFLTADESEMVDEANAMTIATVGLDGFPKNRVVLLKKYTWEGFIFYTNYNSEKGKAILENNHVCLSFFWPGLERQVIIKGNAEKLAPNLSDGYFDSRPDGSKLGAWASNQSEVVASREALDQSLVDLETRFKNQEIPRPEHWGGFLVKPISIEFWQGRPNRMHDRIRYTLQKDFSWILERLAP is encoded by the coding sequence ATGGCACACGATTTAAGTAATTACAGAAAGTCCTACGAAAAACAAGAACTGCTTGAAAAAAACTGCCCTGAAAATCCTATAGAACTTTTTAGAAACTGGTTTTTAACTGCTGACGAATCCGAAATGGTTGACGAAGCAAATGCAATGACTATTGCTACAGTGGGTTTAGACGGTTTTCCTAAAAACAGAGTGGTTTTATTAAAAAAGTATACTTGGGAAGGTTTTATTTTTTATACCAATTATAATTCCGAAAAAGGAAAAGCTATTTTAGAAAACAACCATGTTTGTTTGTCCTTTTTTTGGCCTGGCTTAGAACGACAAGTTATTATAAAAGGAAATGCTGAAAAGCTAGCGCCTAATTTATCGGATGGTTATTTTGATTCAAGACCAGACGGTAGTAAACTGGGTGCTTGGGCTTCCAATCAAAGTGAAGTTGTTGCTTCTAGAGAAGCTTTAGATCAAAGTTTAGTGGATTTAGAAACTCGGTTTAAAAATCAAGAAATACCTAGACCAGAACATTGGGGAGGTTTTCTTGTAAAGCCTATTTCTATTGAGTTTTGGCAAGGGCGTCCTAACCGAATGCATGACAGGATTCGTTATACGCTACAAAAAGATTTTTCTTGGATACTTGAACGTTTAGCTCCTTAG